In Leptolyngbya sp. NIES-2104, the genomic window CAAACAAGTGTGGAAGCAGGCGAACAGTTCCTGATTGCTTTTAATGCAAGATGTCAGCAACTCGTTAGCTTTCCTAATCTAGGACGTAGTTATGCTCACATTCGCTCTGATCTACGGGGGTTGTCAGTGCGTGGCTTTATTATTTTGTATCGAGTGAGCGGAATAGACGATCTGGCTAGAATCGAAATTTTGAGAGTTGTCAGCGGACGACGGAATTTAGAAGCACTGTTTTAAGCCTCGGTTACCATCGCGTCTTTAAACGATAGAGTATTTCCGCTTAAAACGCGATCGACGCTCGAATCACATTCTTTCAAGATGAAAAAGACCCAGGCGCGGGGACTTGCTGCCTGGGTCTTATCGTGTCAAATTCAATTAGTTGCCGCGCTTAAGTGAGGCTTCGACTTGACTGAACTCGGTATTTAATCGATCGATCATTTTCTGCGGCACTGGACGATTCGGATACGAGCTGTAGTGTCCTGCCAGCGAATTTAATGCTGTTCGCATCGTTGTAAAAGAACTCAGCTTTGCCAGCGCCGTATCGCGACGATAACGGGCAGCAAAATCATTGATTAGTTTGCGAGCATCGCCTTGAATTGCCGCTTTGTTCGGTGCATCGGCGGGGAGCGTTATCGCAGTTTTGAGGGTATTAATCACCGTGAGAGTATCATCACGGTAGTTGCCCGTCAGACCACCCGGTGCATTGGTACACCCGACAAGCCCGATCGCGACAACCATCACTAGCGCCAGCAGGCGAGACAATAAGCGCTTCATAAGCAGTTCGCGTTAAATGAACAAAAGTAACAGTCTTTTCATCGTACCGTGATTAGGAGCGGTGGGATCGGAGGAGAAAAATTTCAATCGATCGGAAGATTCGCGATCGTTCTCTTCAATTCGTTGGTGAGGGAATTGAGCGATCGCTTCCCAACTCGAAATCGACCCGCTAGAATAAGTGAAGGATTTGCTGCGGCGTTGGTGACTGCCAACAATGTTTTATGATCTATGTTTTTTGAATCTGGGAGTCAATATTGACGGATGGCAGTAGACCGAGCTTGTACTCGGAAACTTTATATCCGTTCCATCGACACCCACCTGGTTTCGACCAGGTCAAAAGCTGAGGTAAGACGGCGCTGCGGTGTCCTACTTTGATCCCTTGCTAGTTTAGTGAGGGAATTTTTATTGTCAAAAATTATGTTGAGAATCAGTTTCTAATTCCGTTTTGTGCAAAGAATGTTCTAATTAAATTGATGAGTTGCGTCACGAAATCTCTGCATTTTGGCGCAAGAAATCCAGAATAAATAGCTACAAGAATAAATCTATAGCGCTAATGTTGTCATATAGACCTTGCGCTTGTCAGTCAACGAGATCACATTCGGTTTTTTCGAGAACTATCCCCAATTCTGTTATTCAGTTAGTCCCTTGAATATTCATCGATCGCCCCAACTTTCTCTGTCCCTTCCTGCGACTGTGCATCGATTAGACAATGGTTTGACGCTGATTCACCATCATCTTCCCGCTACCGGAGTCAGCGCGATCGATGTCTGGGTCAATGCAGGCTCGATCGTCGAACCCGATGAATGGTCGGGAATGGCGCATTTTCTAGAGCACATGATTTTCAAAGGAACGCAGCGGATCGCACCCGGAGAATTTGATAGCGCGATCGAGAATCGGGGCGGGATGACGAACGCTGCGACGAGCTACGATTATGCTCACTTTTATATGACCACTGCATCGAAAGATTTTGCAGAGACATTGCCTTATTTAAGTGAATTGCTGTTGAATGCAGCAATTCCAGAGGATGAATTCGATCGCGAAAGAGAAGTCGTACTCGAAGAAATTGCCCAAACGTATGATGATCCTGATGCGATCGCGTTTCAAGTGCTCTC contains:
- a CDS encoding type II toxin-antitoxin system RelE/ParE family toxin; the encoded protein is MSDEAIQDLDDISDYFLQTSVEAGEQFLIAFNARCQQLVSFPNLGRSYAHIRSDLRGLSVRGFIILYRVSGIDDLARIEILRVVSGRRNLEALF
- the psb27 gene encoding photosystem II protein Psb27, with the protein product MKRLLSRLLALVMVVAIGLVGCTNAPGGLTGNYRDDTLTVINTLKTAITLPADAPNKAAIQGDARKLINDFAARYRRDTALAKLSSFTTMRTALNSLAGHYSSYPNRPVPQKMIDRLNTEFSQVEASLKRGN